A genomic segment from Xyrauchen texanus isolate HMW12.3.18 chromosome 21, RBS_HiC_50CHRs, whole genome shotgun sequence encodes:
- the LOC127661430 gene encoding protein MTSS 2-like isoform X4: protein MATNTRGATRDIGSALTRMCMRHRSIDAKLRHFTNALMEKMIGPLQDKIEEWKKTTALLDKDHAKEYKRSRQEIKKKSSDTLKLQKKARKGRGGLQPQLNSAMQDVSDMYLLMEETEKQAVRRALLEERGRYCNFINFLQPVVNGEIAMLGEATHLQAIIDDLTVLTTDPHKLPEASEQAILDLKGSDYNWSYQTPPSSPSSIGSRKSNLCSLVHLPPGGTHRLSSVSSHDSGFVSQDANVHSKPPSPMPSDITSQKSSSSASSEASETCQSVSECGSPTIFGSSFATFRPAHCFNDSIRPHSYILPASPSYNQSSGSNSPSPISKVPYWKQDWSKAGHYEHTVAAQQHSTEAVEPSGGMGGNGMIHPEDPYRVRVSSKDITAKHGKPMSSAASELAMVLTRGLSVEQQQKSSCDSLQYSSGYSTQNTTPSCSEDTIPSQGSEYDCYSMNGDPDNDSQTDFDKSCTVPRHSNLAQNYRRMIQSKRPASTAGLHGGLGAQGAPTTNGKGGSGVISSGTATIRRTPSSKTNVRRTPSIGGPIPIRPPIVPVKTPTVPDSPRFPSPPPEHNGSEESLYNDDSMDILVYKASPKRMSLSNPARGGGGGQERSVYGQRPGSMGFSSEEDQILAANRHSLVEKIGELVANAHALGEGQFPFPTDLQPIQDNQQDQGHDQDGGDMLKTIRRGVRLRKAVCNDRSAPRIMRQFNTAHTTRFIPTDSGNKE, encoded by the exons GTGCCACCAGGGATATCGGCTCCGCTTTGACCCGGATGTGCATGCGACACCGCAGCATCGACGCCAAACTGCGCCACTTCACCAA TGCTCTTATGGAAAAAATGATCGGCCCACTCCAAGACAAGATAGAAGAGTGGAAGAAAACCACTGCCCTGCTTGATAAAGACCACGCCAAAG AGTACAAGCGCTCTAGGCAGGAGATCAAGAAGAAATCATCTGATACATTAAAGCTCCAGAAGAAAGCTAGAAAAG GTCGAGGAGGTCTGCAGCCTCAGCTAAACAGTGCCATGCAGGATGTAAGTGACATGTACCTGTTGATGGAAGAGACTGAAAAGCAGGCAGTGCGCCGAGCCCTCCTGGAGGAAAGGGGGCGCTACTGCAACTTCATCAACTTCCTGCAGCCTGTTGTG AATGGTGAGATTGCCATGCTGGGAGAAGCCACACATCTCCAGGCCATTATAGATGACCTCACTGTATTGACCACTGACCCACATAAACTACCGGAGGCCAGTGAACAG GCCATATTGGATCTTAAGGGTTCTGACTACAACTGGTCATACCAGACTCCACCTTCTTCTCCCAGTAGTATCGGCTCCAGAAAGAGCAACCTTTGCAG TCTGGTGCATCTGCCACCAGGTGGCACCCATCGTCTGAGCAGCGTCTCCTCTCATGATTCAGGATTTGTCTCTCAGGATGCAAATGTGCACTCCAAACCTCCCTCCCCTATGCCGTCTGACATCACAAGCCAG AAGTCATCCAGTTCTGCATCCTCAGAAGCTTCAGAAacctgtcagtcagtcagtgagTGTGGCTCTCCCACAATA TTTGGTTCATCCTTTGCTACCTTTCGCCCTGCTCACTGTTTTAATGACTCCATCAGGCCTCACTCTTACATACTTCCTGCGTCCCCTTCTTATAACCAATCCTCAGGATCAAACTCCCCATCACCCATATCAAAGGTTCCTTACTGGAAG CAGGACTGGTCAAAGGCAGGTCACTATGAGCACACAGTTGCTGCCCAGCAACACAGCACTGAGGCTGTAGAGCCCTCTGGTGGTATGGGAGGGAATGGAATGATTCACCCCGAGGATCCTTACAGGGTCAGAGTGAGTTCTAAAGACATCACTGCCAAG CATGGTAAGCCGATGTCATCTGCTGCTAGTGAGCTGGCCATGGTTCTGACTCGTGGGCTGAGTGTAGAACAGCAGCAGAAGAGCAGCTGTGACTCTCTGCAGTACTCCAGTGGATACAGTACACAAAACACTACTCCATCCTGTTCAGAGGACACTATCCCCTCACAGG GATCTGAATATGATTGTTACTCTATGAATGGGGATCCTGATAACGACTCTCAGACAGACTTTGACAAGTCCTGCACCGTCCCTCGCCATAGCAACTTGGCTCAGAACTACAGACGTATGATCCAATCCAAGAGACCTGCCAGCACTGCTGGGCTGCATGGAGGATTGGGTGCCCAGGGTGCCCCCACAACCAATGGAAAAGGAGGAAGTGGTGTCATATCTTCAGGAACAGCCACCATTCGCAGAACCCCTTCTTCTAAAACAAATGTGAGACGCACCCCCTCCATTGGTGGTCCAATTCCAATTCGACCACCAATCGTCCCTGTAAAGACCCCCACTGTCCCGGACTCACCAAGATTTCCCAGCCCTCCCCCGgagcacaatggaagtgaagaaAGCCTGTACAATGACGACTCGATGGACATTCTAGTGTACAAGGCCTCTCCCAAGCGAATGAGTCTGTCTAACCCAGCTCGGGGTGGTGGAGGTGGACAAGAGAGGAGCGTGTATGGTCAGCGACCTGGATCTATGGGCTTCAGCTCTGAAGAAGACCAGATACTCGCTGCCAACCGCCACAGTCTGGTGGAGAAGATTGGAGAGCTGGTTGCTAATGCTCATGCTCTTGGTGAAGGCCAGTTCCCGTTCCCCACGGACCTCCAGCCCATCCAGGACAACCAGCAGGATCAAGGGCATGACCAGGATGGAGGAGACATGCTGAAGACCATCCGTAGGGGGGTGCGTCTCAGGAAAGCGGTCTGCAATGACAGATCAGCCCCCAGGATCATGCGACAGTTCAATACTGCTCATACTACCAGGTTTATTCCTACAGACTCTGGAAATAAAGAGTAA
- the LOC127661430 gene encoding protein MTSS 2-like isoform X1: MESVEKECGALGGLFQAIVNDMKYSYPVWEDFIAKATKLHSQLRTTVLAAAAFLDAFQKVADMATNTRGATRDIGSALTRMCMRHRSIDAKLRHFTNALMEKMIGPLQDKIEEWKKTTALLDKDHAKEYKRSRQEIKKKSSDTLKLQKKARKGRGGLQPQLNSAMQDVSDMYLLMEETEKQAVRRALLEERGRYCNFINFLQPVVNGEIAMLGEATHLQAIIDDLTVLTTDPHKLPEASEQAILDLKGSDYNWSYQTPPSSPSSIGSRKSNLCSLVHLPPGGTHRLSSVSSHDSGFVSQDANVHSKPPSPMPSDITSQKSSSSASSEASETCQSVSECGSPTIFGSSFATFRPAHCFNDSIRPHSYILPASPSYNQSSGSNSPSPISKVPYWKQDWSKAGHYEHTVAAQQHSTEAVEPSGGMGGNGMIHPEDPYRVRVSSKDITAKHGKPMSSAASELAMVLTRGLSVEQQQKSSCDSLQYSSGYSTQNTTPSCSEDTIPSQGSEYDCYSMNGDPDNDSQTDFDKSCTVPRHSNLAQNYRRMIQSKRPASTAGLHGGLGAQGAPTTNGKGGSGVISSGTATIRRTPSSKTNVRRTPSIGGPIPIRPPIVPVKTPTVPDSPRFPSPPPEHNGSEESLYNDDSMDILVYKASPKRMSLSNPARGGGGGQERSVYGQRPGSMGFSSEEDQILAANRHSLVEKIGELVANAHALGEGQFPFPTDLQPIQDNQQDQGHDQDGGDMLKTIRRGVRLRKAVCNDRSAPRIMRQFNTAHTTRFIPTDSGNKE, translated from the exons GTGCCACCAGGGATATCGGCTCCGCTTTGACCCGGATGTGCATGCGACACCGCAGCATCGACGCCAAACTGCGCCACTTCACCAA TGCTCTTATGGAAAAAATGATCGGCCCACTCCAAGACAAGATAGAAGAGTGGAAGAAAACCACTGCCCTGCTTGATAAAGACCACGCCAAAG AGTACAAGCGCTCTAGGCAGGAGATCAAGAAGAAATCATCTGATACATTAAAGCTCCAGAAGAAAGCTAGAAAAG GTCGAGGAGGTCTGCAGCCTCAGCTAAACAGTGCCATGCAGGATGTAAGTGACATGTACCTGTTGATGGAAGAGACTGAAAAGCAGGCAGTGCGCCGAGCCCTCCTGGAGGAAAGGGGGCGCTACTGCAACTTCATCAACTTCCTGCAGCCTGTTGTG AATGGTGAGATTGCCATGCTGGGAGAAGCCACACATCTCCAGGCCATTATAGATGACCTCACTGTATTGACCACTGACCCACATAAACTACCGGAGGCCAGTGAACAG GCCATATTGGATCTTAAGGGTTCTGACTACAACTGGTCATACCAGACTCCACCTTCTTCTCCCAGTAGTATCGGCTCCAGAAAGAGCAACCTTTGCAG TCTGGTGCATCTGCCACCAGGTGGCACCCATCGTCTGAGCAGCGTCTCCTCTCATGATTCAGGATTTGTCTCTCAGGATGCAAATGTGCACTCCAAACCTCCCTCCCCTATGCCGTCTGACATCACAAGCCAG AAGTCATCCAGTTCTGCATCCTCAGAAGCTTCAGAAacctgtcagtcagtcagtgagTGTGGCTCTCCCACAATA TTTGGTTCATCCTTTGCTACCTTTCGCCCTGCTCACTGTTTTAATGACTCCATCAGGCCTCACTCTTACATACTTCCTGCGTCCCCTTCTTATAACCAATCCTCAGGATCAAACTCCCCATCACCCATATCAAAGGTTCCTTACTGGAAG CAGGACTGGTCAAAGGCAGGTCACTATGAGCACACAGTTGCTGCCCAGCAACACAGCACTGAGGCTGTAGAGCCCTCTGGTGGTATGGGAGGGAATGGAATGATTCACCCCGAGGATCCTTACAGGGTCAGAGTGAGTTCTAAAGACATCACTGCCAAG CATGGTAAGCCGATGTCATCTGCTGCTAGTGAGCTGGCCATGGTTCTGACTCGTGGGCTGAGTGTAGAACAGCAGCAGAAGAGCAGCTGTGACTCTCTGCAGTACTCCAGTGGATACAGTACACAAAACACTACTCCATCCTGTTCAGAGGACACTATCCCCTCACAGG GATCTGAATATGATTGTTACTCTATGAATGGGGATCCTGATAACGACTCTCAGACAGACTTTGACAAGTCCTGCACCGTCCCTCGCCATAGCAACTTGGCTCAGAACTACAGACGTATGATCCAATCCAAGAGACCTGCCAGCACTGCTGGGCTGCATGGAGGATTGGGTGCCCAGGGTGCCCCCACAACCAATGGAAAAGGAGGAAGTGGTGTCATATCTTCAGGAACAGCCACCATTCGCAGAACCCCTTCTTCTAAAACAAATGTGAGACGCACCCCCTCCATTGGTGGTCCAATTCCAATTCGACCACCAATCGTCCCTGTAAAGACCCCCACTGTCCCGGACTCACCAAGATTTCCCAGCCCTCCCCCGgagcacaatggaagtgaagaaAGCCTGTACAATGACGACTCGATGGACATTCTAGTGTACAAGGCCTCTCCCAAGCGAATGAGTCTGTCTAACCCAGCTCGGGGTGGTGGAGGTGGACAAGAGAGGAGCGTGTATGGTCAGCGACCTGGATCTATGGGCTTCAGCTCTGAAGAAGACCAGATACTCGCTGCCAACCGCCACAGTCTGGTGGAGAAGATTGGAGAGCTGGTTGCTAATGCTCATGCTCTTGGTGAAGGCCAGTTCCCGTTCCCCACGGACCTCCAGCCCATCCAGGACAACCAGCAGGATCAAGGGCATGACCAGGATGGAGGAGACATGCTGAAGACCATCCGTAGGGGGGTGCGTCTCAGGAAAGCGGTCTGCAATGACAGATCAGCCCCCAGGATCATGCGACAGTTCAATACTGCTCATACTACCAGGTTTATTCCTACAGACTCTGGAAATAAAGAGTAA
- the LOC127661430 gene encoding protein MTSS 2-like isoform X2: MESVEKECGALGGLFQAIVNDMKYSYPVWEDFIAKATKLHSQLRTTVLAAAAFLDAFQKVADMATNTRGATRDIGSALTRMCMRHRSIDAKLRHFTNALMEKMIGPLQDKIEEWKKTTALLDKDHAKEYKRSRQEIKKKSSDTLKLQKKARKGRGGLQPQLNSAMQDVSDMYLLMEETEKQAVRRALLEERGRYCNFINFLQPVVNGEIAMLGEATHLQAIIDDLTVLTTDPHKLPEASEQAILDLKGSDYNWSYQTPPSSPSSIGSRKSNLCSLVHLPPGGTHRLSSVSSHDSGFVSQDANVHSKPPSPMPSDITSQKSSSSASSEASETCQSVSECGSPTIFGSSFATFRPAHCFNDSIRPHSYILPASPSYNQSSGSNSPSPISKVPYWKDWSKAGHYEHTVAAQQHSTEAVEPSGGMGGNGMIHPEDPYRVRVSSKDITAKHGKPMSSAASELAMVLTRGLSVEQQQKSSCDSLQYSSGYSTQNTTPSCSEDTIPSQGSEYDCYSMNGDPDNDSQTDFDKSCTVPRHSNLAQNYRRMIQSKRPASTAGLHGGLGAQGAPTTNGKGGSGVISSGTATIRRTPSSKTNVRRTPSIGGPIPIRPPIVPVKTPTVPDSPRFPSPPPEHNGSEESLYNDDSMDILVYKASPKRMSLSNPARGGGGGQERSVYGQRPGSMGFSSEEDQILAANRHSLVEKIGELVANAHALGEGQFPFPTDLQPIQDNQQDQGHDQDGGDMLKTIRRGVRLRKAVCNDRSAPRIMRQFNTAHTTRFIPTDSGNKE; this comes from the exons GTGCCACCAGGGATATCGGCTCCGCTTTGACCCGGATGTGCATGCGACACCGCAGCATCGACGCCAAACTGCGCCACTTCACCAA TGCTCTTATGGAAAAAATGATCGGCCCACTCCAAGACAAGATAGAAGAGTGGAAGAAAACCACTGCCCTGCTTGATAAAGACCACGCCAAAG AGTACAAGCGCTCTAGGCAGGAGATCAAGAAGAAATCATCTGATACATTAAAGCTCCAGAAGAAAGCTAGAAAAG GTCGAGGAGGTCTGCAGCCTCAGCTAAACAGTGCCATGCAGGATGTAAGTGACATGTACCTGTTGATGGAAGAGACTGAAAAGCAGGCAGTGCGCCGAGCCCTCCTGGAGGAAAGGGGGCGCTACTGCAACTTCATCAACTTCCTGCAGCCTGTTGTG AATGGTGAGATTGCCATGCTGGGAGAAGCCACACATCTCCAGGCCATTATAGATGACCTCACTGTATTGACCACTGACCCACATAAACTACCGGAGGCCAGTGAACAG GCCATATTGGATCTTAAGGGTTCTGACTACAACTGGTCATACCAGACTCCACCTTCTTCTCCCAGTAGTATCGGCTCCAGAAAGAGCAACCTTTGCAG TCTGGTGCATCTGCCACCAGGTGGCACCCATCGTCTGAGCAGCGTCTCCTCTCATGATTCAGGATTTGTCTCTCAGGATGCAAATGTGCACTCCAAACCTCCCTCCCCTATGCCGTCTGACATCACAAGCCAG AAGTCATCCAGTTCTGCATCCTCAGAAGCTTCAGAAacctgtcagtcagtcagtgagTGTGGCTCTCCCACAATA TTTGGTTCATCCTTTGCTACCTTTCGCCCTGCTCACTGTTTTAATGACTCCATCAGGCCTCACTCTTACATACTTCCTGCGTCCCCTTCTTATAACCAATCCTCAGGATCAAACTCCCCATCACCCATATCAAAGGTTCCTTACTGGAAG GACTGGTCAAAGGCAGGTCACTATGAGCACACAGTTGCTGCCCAGCAACACAGCACTGAGGCTGTAGAGCCCTCTGGTGGTATGGGAGGGAATGGAATGATTCACCCCGAGGATCCTTACAGGGTCAGAGTGAGTTCTAAAGACATCACTGCCAAG CATGGTAAGCCGATGTCATCTGCTGCTAGTGAGCTGGCCATGGTTCTGACTCGTGGGCTGAGTGTAGAACAGCAGCAGAAGAGCAGCTGTGACTCTCTGCAGTACTCCAGTGGATACAGTACACAAAACACTACTCCATCCTGTTCAGAGGACACTATCCCCTCACAGG GATCTGAATATGATTGTTACTCTATGAATGGGGATCCTGATAACGACTCTCAGACAGACTTTGACAAGTCCTGCACCGTCCCTCGCCATAGCAACTTGGCTCAGAACTACAGACGTATGATCCAATCCAAGAGACCTGCCAGCACTGCTGGGCTGCATGGAGGATTGGGTGCCCAGGGTGCCCCCACAACCAATGGAAAAGGAGGAAGTGGTGTCATATCTTCAGGAACAGCCACCATTCGCAGAACCCCTTCTTCTAAAACAAATGTGAGACGCACCCCCTCCATTGGTGGTCCAATTCCAATTCGACCACCAATCGTCCCTGTAAAGACCCCCACTGTCCCGGACTCACCAAGATTTCCCAGCCCTCCCCCGgagcacaatggaagtgaagaaAGCCTGTACAATGACGACTCGATGGACATTCTAGTGTACAAGGCCTCTCCCAAGCGAATGAGTCTGTCTAACCCAGCTCGGGGTGGTGGAGGTGGACAAGAGAGGAGCGTGTATGGTCAGCGACCTGGATCTATGGGCTTCAGCTCTGAAGAAGACCAGATACTCGCTGCCAACCGCCACAGTCTGGTGGAGAAGATTGGAGAGCTGGTTGCTAATGCTCATGCTCTTGGTGAAGGCCAGTTCCCGTTCCCCACGGACCTCCAGCCCATCCAGGACAACCAGCAGGATCAAGGGCATGACCAGGATGGAGGAGACATGCTGAAGACCATCCGTAGGGGGGTGCGTCTCAGGAAAGCGGTCTGCAATGACAGATCAGCCCCCAGGATCATGCGACAGTTCAATACTGCTCATACTACCAGGTTTATTCCTACAGACTCTGGAAATAAAGAGTAA
- the LOC127661430 gene encoding protein MTSS 2-like isoform X3 translates to MESVEKECGALGGLFQAIVNDMKYSYPVWEDFIAKATKLHSQLRTTVLAAAAFLDAFQKVADMATNTRGATRDIGSALTRMCMRHRSIDAKLRHFTNALMEKMIGPLQDKIEEWKKTTALLDKDHAKEYKRSRQEIKKKSSDTLKLQKKARKGRGGLQPQLNSAMQDVSDMYLLMEETEKQAVRRALLEERGRYCNFINFLQPVVNGEIAMLGEATHLQAIIDDLTVLTTDPHKLPEASEQAILDLKGSDYNWSYQTPPSSPSSIGSRKSNLCSLVHLPPGGTHRLSSVSSHDSGFVSQDANVHSKPPSPMPSDITSQKSSSSASSEASETCQSVSECGSPTIQDWSKAGHYEHTVAAQQHSTEAVEPSGGMGGNGMIHPEDPYRVRVSSKDITAKHGKPMSSAASELAMVLTRGLSVEQQQKSSCDSLQYSSGYSTQNTTPSCSEDTIPSQGSEYDCYSMNGDPDNDSQTDFDKSCTVPRHSNLAQNYRRMIQSKRPASTAGLHGGLGAQGAPTTNGKGGSGVISSGTATIRRTPSSKTNVRRTPSIGGPIPIRPPIVPVKTPTVPDSPRFPSPPPEHNGSEESLYNDDSMDILVYKASPKRMSLSNPARGGGGGQERSVYGQRPGSMGFSSEEDQILAANRHSLVEKIGELVANAHALGEGQFPFPTDLQPIQDNQQDQGHDQDGGDMLKTIRRGVRLRKAVCNDRSAPRIMRQFNTAHTTRFIPTDSGNKE, encoded by the exons GTGCCACCAGGGATATCGGCTCCGCTTTGACCCGGATGTGCATGCGACACCGCAGCATCGACGCCAAACTGCGCCACTTCACCAA TGCTCTTATGGAAAAAATGATCGGCCCACTCCAAGACAAGATAGAAGAGTGGAAGAAAACCACTGCCCTGCTTGATAAAGACCACGCCAAAG AGTACAAGCGCTCTAGGCAGGAGATCAAGAAGAAATCATCTGATACATTAAAGCTCCAGAAGAAAGCTAGAAAAG GTCGAGGAGGTCTGCAGCCTCAGCTAAACAGTGCCATGCAGGATGTAAGTGACATGTACCTGTTGATGGAAGAGACTGAAAAGCAGGCAGTGCGCCGAGCCCTCCTGGAGGAAAGGGGGCGCTACTGCAACTTCATCAACTTCCTGCAGCCTGTTGTG AATGGTGAGATTGCCATGCTGGGAGAAGCCACACATCTCCAGGCCATTATAGATGACCTCACTGTATTGACCACTGACCCACATAAACTACCGGAGGCCAGTGAACAG GCCATATTGGATCTTAAGGGTTCTGACTACAACTGGTCATACCAGACTCCACCTTCTTCTCCCAGTAGTATCGGCTCCAGAAAGAGCAACCTTTGCAG TCTGGTGCATCTGCCACCAGGTGGCACCCATCGTCTGAGCAGCGTCTCCTCTCATGATTCAGGATTTGTCTCTCAGGATGCAAATGTGCACTCCAAACCTCCCTCCCCTATGCCGTCTGACATCACAAGCCAG AAGTCATCCAGTTCTGCATCCTCAGAAGCTTCAGAAacctgtcagtcagtcagtgagTGTGGCTCTCCCACAATA CAGGACTGGTCAAAGGCAGGTCACTATGAGCACACAGTTGCTGCCCAGCAACACAGCACTGAGGCTGTAGAGCCCTCTGGTGGTATGGGAGGGAATGGAATGATTCACCCCGAGGATCCTTACAGGGTCAGAGTGAGTTCTAAAGACATCACTGCCAAG CATGGTAAGCCGATGTCATCTGCTGCTAGTGAGCTGGCCATGGTTCTGACTCGTGGGCTGAGTGTAGAACAGCAGCAGAAGAGCAGCTGTGACTCTCTGCAGTACTCCAGTGGATACAGTACACAAAACACTACTCCATCCTGTTCAGAGGACACTATCCCCTCACAGG GATCTGAATATGATTGTTACTCTATGAATGGGGATCCTGATAACGACTCTCAGACAGACTTTGACAAGTCCTGCACCGTCCCTCGCCATAGCAACTTGGCTCAGAACTACAGACGTATGATCCAATCCAAGAGACCTGCCAGCACTGCTGGGCTGCATGGAGGATTGGGTGCCCAGGGTGCCCCCACAACCAATGGAAAAGGAGGAAGTGGTGTCATATCTTCAGGAACAGCCACCATTCGCAGAACCCCTTCTTCTAAAACAAATGTGAGACGCACCCCCTCCATTGGTGGTCCAATTCCAATTCGACCACCAATCGTCCCTGTAAAGACCCCCACTGTCCCGGACTCACCAAGATTTCCCAGCCCTCCCCCGgagcacaatggaagtgaagaaAGCCTGTACAATGACGACTCGATGGACATTCTAGTGTACAAGGCCTCTCCCAAGCGAATGAGTCTGTCTAACCCAGCTCGGGGTGGTGGAGGTGGACAAGAGAGGAGCGTGTATGGTCAGCGACCTGGATCTATGGGCTTCAGCTCTGAAGAAGACCAGATACTCGCTGCCAACCGCCACAGTCTGGTGGAGAAGATTGGAGAGCTGGTTGCTAATGCTCATGCTCTTGGTGAAGGCCAGTTCCCGTTCCCCACGGACCTCCAGCCCATCCAGGACAACCAGCAGGATCAAGGGCATGACCAGGATGGAGGAGACATGCTGAAGACCATCCGTAGGGGGGTGCGTCTCAGGAAAGCGGTCTGCAATGACAGATCAGCCCCCAGGATCATGCGACAGTTCAATACTGCTCATACTACCAGGTTTATTCCTACAGACTCTGGAAATAAAGAGTAA